The Brachypodium distachyon strain Bd21 chromosome 4, Brachypodium_distachyon_v3.0, whole genome shotgun sequence nucleotide sequence CTGAAATGGACaatgtgagatcgagataggcaattagagggggggtgaatgattgggcggaagcaaattaaaacttttccggAAAgatcaaaccctaaatcacctttctgtccgtgatagtaaaacagccgtaacttttgattggatgaaccaaaaaatacgtatgagtatgcaaaataaaggtattgaaattatctaaccaactcAACAAAAATcagctcaattggacttaccaatcaaaagatatgatcaaatcagtAATAGCTGatagaaagttacgagaattaatctataatcgatttcgacgaataacaaaaaagatgaagtaatcgcgatcttccttgatctcgtggtagacctgcagaaaagtattatgaactcgtgataaacgtgcagcaaagtgttagaaatatctagcacgaagaatccacgaagatccgagaagaacagagatgacaccgccaatgaatctctttattgcaacgatatcgatcgattacaaaagatgcaaccatgcatccaagaactctctaagaattgatctagatccaaagttttgagttccctcacgtccttgctgaaaccctagctagaatgccctctatttataagggaaaattcgcgaccctaaaccgagtccgaatccaacacgaactcctctgtcccggtcggtattttgcccatggggcccgcatacaacctcggattgagatgactccaaaagcaaaattgttcgtctcgactacgcgcacaactttcatgtggaccacttttccatccgacgtcATCctgatgacgctactgtttaatctttaaacagctctcatccagccacggctggaactacatatcttcacgtcgatgccactccatgccatcaactcttcttgtgatgtcttcaaaactcgaccatcacgtatcaaatatctccaataccgtacatatccggtataaacaacgtacgacaaaccggtgtcctcccggatcatcgtagccttcactttcattgtttCTTCGCACGAAcatcccgcatgaccttgatcctcaaCCTCAACTTCTCCCAAGTTTCGttcctcgatcccgtcatcgaccacgttcctctagctccagcaacacctgaaagcgaacacacaaataaccagtacgagcacaagtccacgagtTGACTCggggtaagttccacacaactcacgccatgttttcacataagaaactaatggatcagcacaccactagcaaagcactaactccaaacaagatacatgtcatcacataaatatccatattatccaaagtatccacatcaatgtttcatctaaaacactcgccaatgttacacatcacctatgatttcacagaCAAGGATGCTGCCGTTCCAGCTGCTTTTTTAGCCTGAGCAACATTATCATCTTCTTCAACATATGTCCATCTTCAACGCTATCTTCGTCAGAGCTCAAATCAACAACCTCATCTACTTTGACACAATAATCTTCATCGTCCAAGTCAATAACATCTACTAGAGTCATTTCTAAAGCAGAAACAACAAACAGTGTGAATAATGGGCATGGACAAGCAGAAATCGTCAAAAGGTAAAATGTGATAAGAAAACAAAGGGGAGGCCACATTTCGAAACGATTGAGCTGGAAGCCCACCTTGGAGGATTCTATCCAATGTGGATGTACCAGTGCATACATATAGCATTTCATATGATTAAATGTGCCTTACTGACCGGATTTGAATTTTCCATGCACTTTTCAGCAAGATGTAATTATCTGCATATGATAAACAGGTAGGCTGGTACTACGTTTAATGACTGATATTATTTCTACACCATGGAATTCATATCGATtcccgccgctcgcccgctTACTTTAGTCAAGTACTATGAGAAAAATTTAGTCTGGTAGAATGTTTAACTACTTAGaataaattatatattaattagGTGTTAGTCTAGTACCCTATCCCTTATTACCCTTACTTTTCACCCCACTCAAAAAAAGGAGGGCTCCGGAGAGGGAAATAGAACTCGCCAACAGGGGGGTATTCACTGAGACAAAGAACTGCCAAACTGCTTTTAAAGGGAAGGGAGGTAGACTGTGcgtttctttcatttttcttttctgcaggGTAGGGAGAAAccttgcttgttcttcttaTGGAGGCAGGCGGCTTCGCAGACTGCTCAATTTTGTATGCACTTTTAAGCTCGGTTTGCGGTTattatgttgttcatacttTTAATCTGCTGCGGAAAGGAGGACATGGAAAGTCCATTATTCTTTTCAGAGCAAATCAGGTTAGACACTAGTGACTCAATGAAACTTCTGTTGAATATGATTGAAATTGTATAAGAAAGTTTCATTGAGACACTAATGTTTCAATCGGCAATCCTTGCGACACTAATGTCTCGCTGAAAGTTTCATTGAGACACCAATGTTTCAATCGGCAATCATTGTGACACTAATGTTTCAATGAAAGTTTCAGTTCGAACTTGGCCCAAGTTTTTGGAAATTTTCATTGAAATAGCAATGTTTCAATCGGCAAAAGTTGAACTTATTCCTATATATGATTGAAATTGTATAAGAAAGTTTAATTGAGACACCAATGTTTCAATCGGCAAATCTTGAGACACTAATGTTTCAATCGTCAAATTCCGTGACCCGAAACACATCACTTTCTACTTTGTTGCTCTGACATTAAATTATGTTTCAAGCCTCTGTAAAACACATCACTTTCTACTTTGTTGCTCTGACCCGAAACTTTTTCTACCAGCTCATATATATGTAAGATGAGCCCATACAAAATTTGACGTCAATCGGAATTAGTTTACTGcctcttttaatttaaaccaaatttgaatcccCGTGATTTCCGGATTTTCAAACTtgcttgaattttttttgaaactttttctaTATGTGGGAAACACCATCTTAAACAAACCTTCAAATTTTCATCAAGTTCTGAGTTTGTTTGAACCATCAAATAATTTATACAACTATCAAAACATGTTATTGTAATACTAGTAAGAAAAAACGCATTCCTTCTCCAACCAGAAACCACCCACTATCAAAACATGTTGGCGAAACTTTAAGGTGGATTTTATTCCGGTAGGTCAAAGAGTCAGTAAAAAATCGCTTTAAAAGCTGTGCAATTTCCTTGTTGCGATACCTCCTTACATGTTGGCGAAACTTTAAGGTGGATTTTACTCGGTAGGTCAAGGGGTCAGTAAAAAAATCGCTTTAAAAGCAATGCAATCTCCTTGTTGCGATACCTGCTTGTGTAGTGCTTTGCTCTGACTCCCCACCCCCCGTCCgtcccaccaccaccaacacacacgcgcgcgcgcgcgaaATGAGCCTAGCTCAGGTGGTTGGTTTCTTGTGATGGAACCAGCCCAGTTCAAATCTCCGATTTGACGTGGGTGCTCGCATTTTCTTGAATTTATTCCAGGAACTAACCGGCGTTGTGCTTTCagtgggagtgacgtacccgtcaactacgGGTGCCTGTgatgacttcgtcaatctgaAGATGATGTGCCGGACCAGTttctcggaggtgctcatagagatagggtgtgcgtgcgtgtgttcaTGGGGTGAGTGTGCGTGCGTAATTGAATGCCTACGTTTgttacacacacacacaccccgTGTCCTTAATTCCATGGCGGAGTCGCACAAGAGGATGCGAACAAGCCCTGGCAACGGCAACGCCATGGTGGTGGTGAAGAAAGAACCGGCCCAAAGTCCCGACGCAGGCCAAGCATCAAGCAGCAGCGCGCAAGGATCGGACGGCCGCGACGACACCAGCGCAACAAGCATCGCCGCGGTCAAGGATGCGAACAAGCTCGACTGCTCCGAGTGCGCCGCCCCCCTCAAAACCCCCATCTACAAGGTACTCCTATTTTTCTTCATCAATCGGCTTCCCCATTGTACGCGTGTTCTTCTCTTCCAACAATTAACTGTGTAAGTACTGTATAACAATGGCAGTGCGAGGCTGCCGGGCACAAGGTGTGCTccgcctgccgcggcagcggcaaccCATGCCGGGCGTGCGGCAGCAAcaatggcgccgccgcgtcgtcgtACACGCGCTGCGGCGACGACCTGGACGGGCTGGCGCGCGCCCTGAAAGTCGCCTGCCCTCACAAGCCCTACGTCTGCAAGAAACGGGTCCCCTGCCTCGACGTCGACGACCACCGCCTCTGCTGCCCCGACGCGCCCTGCTCCTGCTCCATCCCCCCCTGCTCCGGCGGCTTCCTGGGCTCGCCAATGGCGGTCCACGACCACCTAACCGGGCCGGCCCACTCCTGGCCCAGGACCGTCATCGACACCGACTACCGCGGCAAGGCCCTGCAGCTCGGCCTGACGTTGAGCGGCCCAGAGAGCCGCCAGCTGCTGGTCTCCAAGGAAGACGACTCCGTCTTCGttcttctcgccgccgccgccgccgccagggtgTCGCTGACGTGCCTgagggcgtcggcggcggcggcggcgggcccgcATTACTGGGCCGTGCTCTGGGCCCACGCGACCAAGGACCCGGTCACCGGCAAGGTGGACCGGCAGCAGGATGAATTCACGGTCCAgagccgccgctcgccgcgcgagatcggcgccggggaagacgacgGGACGCTCGTGTCGCTCAAGCGCAAGTACCTGCACGGGTGcggcgaggaagagaggaagatCCTGCTCTACGTCCGCATTTTTAAGCTCAAATCCCCTTCTGCATCGAGCTCGGCCAGGTAAAGTAAGCGAAAATTCACAATGTTGGTCCCTTGCTGACCTTTCTTGGTTCCAACAAATGAACTGGTTCACCTCTGGACAGAAGGATGTTGCTAGTAGGGTGAGCAGTCAAAGACTCGAAACTGCATTTGGTTAATTAGGAGGACGCATGGTTATGCTTTGGTTAAGTTGTTAAATGGTTATCTAGCTATCTCTATCCGCTAGTTTGATTCCATGCTTCTTTTTACTGCCTTTTGTTGTATGCATGTACTACTCTTGCGCTGCATTTCCTAATCAAGCTTATAAGTAAGTGCCAAGGCACAGCTGCATTATGATATATGCCATGAGTTCCTGACTATATATAAACTGAAATTTAATTTCCATTCTCAAGTGTATTCCATCCCTGTTATTCATGGATCGATCTCACCATTTTCTTGAGTAAATTTGAGTAACACATCGACATTTTAACAAGGTagcatgtgattttttttttacgaaacaaAAATCAATGGATTATATCCATTGTCAAAGACAACGCCGGAAGAATCCGAGTATCCGACAGCGGAAAAGCTGATCCAGTTTATGAACCGGACCCAAAAATCATACAAAACACGATTAATTAGGGAGAAACTGGACCAAAACCACCGCAAGGCCACATAATCTAAGCAAGCACTAGGTCGGAGCACGGTCAAACCAGACCGGTCCAGCCGCGCCCGAAGACAAACGGTAACACAGTAGCGACAATTACAGTATCATTCGGCAGTATCATACGGGgcaaaaaaagataaaaaccCCACGACACATCCGGAAAGGTAAATgacgaaaaaacaaaaacgcCGTCATCGAGCAAACCAGTTTCGTTGGATTTTGGGCTTTCATTCAATTCTTAGACACGCCGTCCTCGAGCAAACCAGTCGGTCAGTAGGCAGAGATCAAAGTCAGAGATGCAAGCAAAGGCTCTGTCgttgcaagaaaaaaattacagtACTGTATTTACTTTGTCCGGTCATGTCTCGGCCCAAACTCTAGACTCTAGCCATGTCAGTCTACTGATACTTGATGGCAGCTGTGAAAAACTTGATTACCAGGGAATTTCTACTCTTTGTTTGTCTGCTAATGATCAGAAGTACAGTAACTTTTCCTCTTTACCGCTCCCTTATAAATCATAAACTAGTTCTATCGTCGAGGCTCGTGGCATCCAGTTTGTAGCAAATTGTGACCTGATACTCCATTAGGTCTACGGACGGAGGGACTAAGCTTGCATCCCCAGTTTTTAgcaattttttgttcttttgcaaaaaaaaccaGTTTTAGCTGAAacgtttttttattttaacgGAATAGGTTTAATCATAAATCATTTTTACACCTTAAAATGATTAATCGAAAattgtaatactccctccgtctaacaaaggatgtttcaactttgtccaaatttgaatgcatttatatactaaaccatatctagatacatccaaattttaacaaacttaagacattttttgttggaccgaGGAATAGGTAAAAAGAGGGAGTaggtaaaaagaaaaaaaagaaaatttagaCCTTGTTTCAGGCGACCTTCGTTTCCTTCTCAAAGAAGCAAAGTTCATGTCACCTTGTCAAATGTAGCAGTAAAATATGACTTTTCGCTTCCTGTCATACCTTCTCTCTACTGTCTCTGCCCAACGCATGGCCGCGGTCATGGAGGACTCGCACAAGAGGATGCGgacaagaagcagcagcaacggAAGCCCCAGCAATGCCACCGAAGAGAGAAC carries:
- the LOC106866672 gene encoding E3 ubiquitin-protein ligase SINA-like 10 is translated as MAESHKRMRTSPGNGNAMVVVKKEPAQSPDAGQASSSSAQGSDGRDDTSATSIAAVKDANKLDCSECAAPLKTPIYKCEAAGHKVCSACRGSGNPCRACGSNNGAAASSYTRCGDDLDGLARALKVACPHKPYVCKKRVPCLDVDDHRLCCPDAPCSCSIPPCSGGFLGSPMAVHDHLTGPAHSWPRTVIDTDYRGKALQLGLTLSGPESRQLLVSKEDDSVFVLLAAAAAARVSLTCLRASAAAAAGPHYWAVLWAHATKDPVTGKVDRQQDEFTVQSRRSPREIGAGEDDGTLVSLKRKYLHGCGEEERKILLYVRIFKLKSPSASSSAR